The Fundidesulfovibrio putealis DSM 16056 genome segment GGGTTCGTTGTTGTGAGAGGAATAAAACCGGGACCCATGCGGCAGCCCGGAACTGTGCTGCGCTACCGCAGGACTTTCTGCACCACGGCCAGCAGCTGTTCGGGCTTGAAGGGCTTGACGATCCAGCCGGTGGCCCCCGCGTCCTTGCCTTCCTGCTTCTTGCCTGCCTGGGACTCGGTGGTGAGCATGACGATAGGGATGAACTTGTAGGCAGGCTGCGCGCGGACAGCCTTTATGAGCGAAATGCCGTCCATGTTGGGCATGTTCAGGTCGGTGACGACCATGTCCACCGAGCCCTTGAGCTTGGACAGGGCGTCCTTGCCGTCCACGGCTTCGATCACGGCATATCCGGCGTTTTTCAGGGTAAAAGCCACCATCTGGCGTACGCTTGCGGAATCGTCAACGGTCATGACGGTTTTCATCGAACTTCCTCATTGTGAAACACGTGCTCGAAATCCCTCCGGGCAATTCCCAGTTCCTCGGCCCTGTGGCACAAGGCGTCCGGCATGGAGGTGTCCAGAACGACACTCTTGCCGTCCAGGCGGGCCTGGGCGGAAAGAGCGAAAAGCAGTTGGAAGAAGGTCAGGTCCACATCGGCCACGTCCTGAAGATCCAAGGCCAGGGAGGCTTCCGAATCGTTCAGCGCGTCCACCATGGCCTGCTTGAGCCCCTGGGCGTCCGCCAGCGAGAACCCACCCGAACAAACAAGTCGAATGCGGCCAGGTTGGCCGGTATCGAGAAAGAATGCGCCCATAACGTGCCGTCCTTGCCTTAAAACAATTCGACGTTGTCGCCGTATTCCCCCTCGGACTGCGCGGAAGAGACACCCGAGGTGATGCCCAGGGCGTTCTCATGCACCAGGCGTTCGGCGTCCATGGTGTAGCGTTCGAGCATCTCCCGAAGCTTGGGGGATTGAGAAAACTCCGCTCCCGGAGGCAACACGCTCTGAAGGCTGCCCACGAGTTGCGCGAAGCGGTCCTGAGCGGCGGCCATGTCGTCCAGCAGTCCGTACTGGAAGGACAGCGACTCGATGGCGCCTGAAATTTCGTCGGACAAAGCGGACGCCATGCGCTGCACTTTGACAGCCAGCCCCGACGCCTGGGACTCCAGGCTCTTGATGCCCTCGACGTCGCGGTCCAGATCGGCGAGCACCTGCTCGAATTCCTTGTCGCTGTCCTCGTAGGCTTCCACTCCGGCCAGTTCCAGCGAGGATGCGTCCACCGAGCCGAGCAGGTCCAGTATCCTGTCGGTCTGCATCCGGGCATCGACCGACAGTTTCTGGATGGCTGAGGCCAGAACGCCGAGCGCCTTGCCCTCCTCGCCCGTATGGGCCGCCTTTACCGAGGCGTTGATCGCGATAAGCTCAATTTCGGACCCCACCTCCTCGATTTCAGCCACGGTGGCAGACATGTCGGAAATGGAAGCGCTCACGGCGCGCATCACCGAGCACATGCGCCGCTCCAGGGCAGAGTGATCGCGCAGGGCCTGGGCTATCTGGCGCATCTCGTCGTCCATGCGCCCGAGTACTCCGCCTTGCCCTCCTTCCTGGGCGGCGAGGGCTTCCGCGCGCGCCGCCATGTTGCGCACGCGTAGAGCGATCCCGGAAAGGCCCGAGCTGAGCGACTGCATGGCCTCTCCGAAGCGGGTGCGTGCGTTTCCGAGCTGCGACTCCTGCAGGACCAGCACGCTCTTCACCCAGCCCCCCAGTTCCTCCCAGCTTTGGGCGTTGTGCCCGCCCTCGGTCATGGGGCCGTCCAGGGCCATGGCGCGCGCTTCGCCGGCGGCTTCCGCCACATGTTCGAGCTGCTGGCGGATGATGTCGTGGAACTGCATGGAATGGACCGCCTCCGACACGCTCTGCACCATGCTCTGTGCCTCGTCGGCGATATCGGACGCAGTCTCGCGGGAGCTGGCCTGCAACGCTTCCATGGCGGCAAGGTCGGCCTGGAGCACATCGGTCGCCGAACGCGAACAGGCGTTGCGCGCGACGTTCATCTCTTCAAGGCTCTTGGCTGCGTCCCGGCACTGGCCGATGAGTTCCCGCGAGCGGAAGAGAATCTTCTCCGAGGAGGATGCTATCTTGCCCGCCAGCTTCTCCACGTCGTCGGACAGGGTGCTGAACCCCATTCCCTGGCTGCCCAGGCGGGCGCTCTCGATGCGCGTGGCGATGCCGAGCATGGTCAGATGCTTCACGAGGCGGGTAAAATCCCTCATGTTGTCGATGAGCTGCAATCCCATGCCCGCCACGGCGTCCAGGCTGGTGACGTCGTTTCCGGAGATGGAACGATTGCATGTGTCGCCGAGGCGGCCAAGATGCGAGGTCAGGCGCGCAGTGGCATCGGCCAGGGCCTCCCCCGACGTCAGTCCGGCCAGTTCCGAAGCAAGGCGGGAGACATCCGCAGCCTTTGCGTTGAAGCCTTCCAGGTCACGCCCGAGCCGCAGGAAATCGTTCTCGCGCCCATGAAACGAGGCGAGGAATCCGTCGCCGAGACCTTCCAGCCCGATGGCGCATTGTCTCGCCGTATCGGGAACAAGGCCGTTGTCTTCCGGCAGCGGGGAGGTCATTTCATCCTGCCTTGGGAGAAAGGTTGTCCATGTGCCGGGCGATAATATTGCGCGGCATCATCTTCGATCTGCTCATCAGAGGCTAGGTTTGTCTCAACAGGCAGCAAAAATCAAGGCGTTTTCGAGTACTGCCACACTCCGACTGGCACGAACGAAGCAATGCCTGATGCACAACGCCTGCGTTCGCCTCTGGGGTCGGAGCCAGGGCATCAGGACTGGCAGGAACCCGGACAGCGGCTAGGCGTCGCCTTTCCCGGCCTTGTCGATGTCAGCCGGATCGGAAGCCGCATTCTCCACCACGCAGGAAGCTTCCTCCTTCTTGCGTTTGCGGCGCTTGACCAGCCACAGTACCAGGAGAAGCACCACCACGCCGATCAGGATGTATTGCTCGATCTGCTTGACGTCTTTCAGCACGGTGGTCACCAGCGTGCCGAAGAAGTAACCGGCGAAGCCGAACGCGACAGCCCAGATGGCAGCGCCGATGGCGTTCAGCACGAAGAACTTGAGCCCGGAGATGTCGGTGGTGCCCAGGATGAAGGGGGTCAGGTTGCGCAGGCCGTAGAAGAAGCGGAACGACAGGATCAGCACTTCATGGAAGCGTTCCAGCATCTTGTGCACGCGCTCGACGCGGCACTTCCATTTGGGCCTGTTCTCCACGAACTGCCTGCCCTTCCACCTCCCGATGTAAAACGCGGCCTGATCGCCGCTGAGGCTGCCCACGAAGGCCGAAAGAATGCACAGGGACAGGTCCAGCGTACCGGCCTGCGCCAGAAAGCCCGCTACAAGCAGAATCGTCTCGCCCTCTAGGAAGGTTCCTATCAGAAGGGCGAGATAGCCGTACGTGCCGACGAAATCCTGGAGAAACTGGAGAAAGTTGAAGTTCTGGAAAAAAACCATCAGATCCTGGTAAAGCTGGGCTATATCCATGATTGCTGCTGTCCTGCCTTGCGGTAAGAGTGCATCCGGGCGCATCCGGCAGCCACGCCTCCGCTTCGGGAGCAAGCGCGGCGATGCCACCGGGGGCCGGGTGTCGTGAACATTTCGATGGGCTGCCGGGGTAGGTGGCGAAACGGAAGGGCCGCACGCGGACAAAAACCCGGCATCGGATGTTTATGCGTCCCCCGCTCCGCTGTCCACTGTTTTGAGACCCTAGCTTTCAGGCTGTTGCCAGGATCCTGCATTTTGGTCTACCCCCACCCATGCGCGCAGTCCCGTCCCTTCGCCCCCAAACCTACAGGGGCATGGTCTTCGCTGCCCTGGGCCTGAGCTACATGTTGGTGACTTTCCACAGGCTCTGCCCTGCCGTGGTGGCTGTGGACATGATGCGCGACCTCCACGCGGGCGGCGCGCTCATCGGCATGCTCTCCGGCGCTTTTTTTTATTCCTACGCCTTCATGCAGCTCCCGGCTGGATTGCTGGCGGACTTCTGGGGGGCGCGCCGGACCACATCCCTCTTCTATCTGCTGGCTGCCCTGGGAGCCCTGGGCATGGGACTGGCTCCAGACTCCACCTGGGCCACCTTCGGGCGCGTCCTCGTGGGACTTGGCATGTCCATGATCTGGGTCTGCACCCTGAAGACCCTGGCCGAGTGGTACCCGCCTGAACGCTTCGCCACCATGACCGGGCTGCTGGTCGCCGTGGGCGGCGCGGGGTCTCTGCTGGCTTCCGCTCCCCTGGCCTGGGCCGCCCAGGAGTTCGGCTGGCGCACGGCTTTCGTGGCGCTGTCGATCCTAAGCCTTGGCCTGTCGGGGATGCTCTGGGTCGTGGTGCGCGACACGCCCGCCCTGGCGGGGTTCAAGGGTCCGGATTTCCCGCACGGCCTGCCTCCGGGGCGTCAGGCGCTGATGCCGGGGGTCAGGGCCGTGATCGCCAACCGCTGGGCCTGGCTGGTGGCCGCATGGCTCATGCTGGACAATGGCGTGTTCTTCTCCCTGGCCGGACTGTGGGCCGGACCGTACCTGAGCCACGTGCACGGGTTCTCGTCCACGCAGGCCGGGTTCGCCCTGGCCATGTTCTCGGTAGGCGTCATCTCGGGAGGCCCGCTGCTGAGCCAGTTGTCCAACAGGTTGTTCAGGAGCAGGAAGAAGACGCTGGCGTTGTCCGCTGCGTCGCTGTGCGCCCTGACGGGGTTGCTTTCCTGGCGGGCCGGGGTGATGGGCGGACTCGAATTGTACGGCGTATTCTATCTGATCGGCGTATTCGGAGGCGCGACCCCGGCCATCGGCTTCACCACCGGCAAGGAGCTGTTCCCCATCTCGCTGGCCGGGACGGCGCTTGGCATCCTGAACATCTTCCCTTTCGTGGGCGGCGCGCTGTTCCAGCCTCTTTTGGGGCTGATCCTGGAGCATCACGGACGCGGCGCGGACGGCAGCTTCACCTTGGAGGGCTACAAGGCCGTGTTTCTCACGCTCAGCCTGACTTCAGCCCTGCTGCTCGCGGTCTGCCTGGCTCTCAAGGAGACATTCCGCCACGGCGCGCAACGCCACACGACATGATCTCCTGGCCATGACGAATGACCGGCAGCCGGCAGGCCGGACTCGATTCCCTTGAAGTCCGGCCGGGACCGCCGCTGCCGGACGTTACTGCGTCATTTTGCGCAACGCAGGGTTTCCATGTCGCAGCCGTAGTTCTGCACGCAGTATTGTTCGAAACTCTTCTTGAATTCCGCCGACTCCAGGCGCTCCTTTATGAGCTGGTCTTCCAGTTCCAGCGTGCGCTGAAGCTCCGTCAGGTCGCATTTGAGCAGTTTGCGTATTCCAAGCAGTGTTGATGCGGGGCCTGCCAGACTGGATTTCAGGAACTGGAACGTCTCATCCTCCAGCTTCGCCGCCGGGACGATCCTGTCCACCAGACCGAACTGCAAGGCCTCTTCTGCGGAAAACGTCTTCCACTGCAGGATCTCCGTGGCCTTCTTCACTCCCAGAATTCGCGGCAGGTAATATCCGCTCCCCTTGGTGATCAAGCCTATACCGGCGTTGTGGTTCTCGAACACGGCGTCGTCCGTTACTATGCGGTAGTCGTACGCCAGGCTGAGGTTCAGGTGGAAGAGCGAAATCCTCCCCTGTCCAGCAAAAACGGTTATCCCGTTGAGAGTAGACAACGTGAGGATCAGGCGGTTCACCACGTTGGCGAGCCGGTCCATGACCTTGTTGTCGCGGCTGGCGAGAATGGCCTTGCACAGGAAACTGCCGTGCTCCACATGCGCGTCCTGTTCCTGGTGGCTGAAGACAGCAAGCGCCTTGTAGGCCTTGCTGGAAAACATGGACTCCAGATACTCGTAAAACCCGAATATCGTATTGATTTCCTGGGTCAAGTGCAGAAGGTGCTGCTTCTGCCTGATGACCAGGATGTCATCAACCAACGAGGAGGAAAAGACATCGTTGTCGGTCGCAAGGCTAACTTTCGCTTTCATGGGTCGCTCCTGCGTTTGGGATCGCGTGTTCACGGGCTGAAACATGCAGCCATGGGCCGGGGGCCTTTGTGCTATTCTACACAAGAGAAGCACAACCGTGCACAACTTTCTGCACAAGAGAGGGAGGCTATATATTTCATTTCATAATCGATGCTTATGCCACATGCGGGCAAACCCGGAAGCGGCCTGCTGCACGGCGCCGTGATCACGCAGGGAGGGACGAATCGCCACGCGGGGGTTGTCATCCGCTCGGCTTTCATTCTATGCCCGCGCATGACCAACACAGAAGCGAACATTCCCCCGGAAGTGGCCGAACTGGCCGCCAACGGGCGTAAAAGTCTTGCCCGCGCCTGGCGCGAGCATCTGGGCCTG includes the following:
- a CDS encoding response regulator; protein product: MKTVMTVDDSASVRQMVAFTLKNAGYAVIEAVDGKDALSKLKGSVDMVVTDLNMPNMDGISLIKAVRAQPAYKFIPIVMLTTESQAGKKQEGKDAGATGWIVKPFKPEQLLAVVQKVLR
- a CDS encoding enoyl-CoA hydratase/isomerase family protein — its product is MKAKVSLATDNDVFSSSLVDDILVIRQKQHLLHLTQEINTIFGFYEYLESMFSSKAYKALAVFSHQEQDAHVEHGSFLCKAILASRDNKVMDRLANVVNRLILTLSTLNGITVFAGQGRISLFHLNLSLAYDYRIVTDDAVFENHNAGIGLITKGSGYYLPRILGVKKATEILQWKTFSAEEALQFGLVDRIVPAAKLEDETFQFLKSSLAGPASTLLGIRKLLKCDLTELQRTLELEDQLIKERLESAEFKKSFEQYCVQNYGCDMETLRCAK
- a CDS encoding DedA family protein, with amino-acid sequence MDIAQLYQDLMVFFQNFNFLQFLQDFVGTYGYLALLIGTFLEGETILLVAGFLAQAGTLDLSLCILSAFVGSLSGDQAAFYIGRWKGRQFVENRPKWKCRVERVHKMLERFHEVLILSFRFFYGLRNLTPFILGTTDISGLKFFVLNAIGAAIWAVAFGFAGYFFGTLVTTVLKDVKQIEQYILIGVVVLLLVLWLVKRRKRKKEEASCVVENAASDPADIDKAGKGDA
- a CDS encoding methyl-accepting chemotaxis domain-containing protein, which encodes MTSPLPEDNGLVPDTARQCAIGLEGLGDGFLASFHGRENDFLRLGRDLEGFNAKAADVSRLASELAGLTSGEALADATARLTSHLGRLGDTCNRSISGNDVTSLDAVAGMGLQLIDNMRDFTRLVKHLTMLGIATRIESARLGSQGMGFSTLSDDVEKLAGKIASSSEKILFRSRELIGQCRDAAKSLEEMNVARNACSRSATDVLQADLAAMEALQASSRETASDIADEAQSMVQSVSEAVHSMQFHDIIRQQLEHVAEAAGEARAMALDGPMTEGGHNAQSWEELGGWVKSVLVLQESQLGNARTRFGEAMQSLSSGLSGIALRVRNMAARAEALAAQEGGQGGVLGRMDDEMRQIAQALRDHSALERRMCSVMRAVSASISDMSATVAEIEEVGSEIELIAINASVKAAHTGEEGKALGVLASAIQKLSVDARMQTDRILDLLGSVDASSLELAGVEAYEDSDKEFEQVLADLDRDVEGIKSLESQASGLAVKVQRMASALSDEISGAIESLSFQYGLLDDMAAAQDRFAQLVGSLQSVLPPGAEFSQSPKLREMLERYTMDAERLVHENALGITSGVSSAQSEGEYGDNVELF
- a CDS encoding STAS domain-containing protein codes for the protein MGAFFLDTGQPGRIRLVCSGGFSLADAQGLKQAMVDALNDSEASLALDLQDVADVDLTFFQLLFALSAQARLDGKSVVLDTSMPDALCHRAEELGIARRDFEHVFHNEEVR
- a CDS encoding MFS transporter, encoding MVFAALGLSYMLVTFHRLCPAVVAVDMMRDLHAGGALIGMLSGAFFYSYAFMQLPAGLLADFWGARRTTSLFYLLAALGALGMGLAPDSTWATFGRVLVGLGMSMIWVCTLKTLAEWYPPERFATMTGLLVAVGGAGSLLASAPLAWAAQEFGWRTAFVALSILSLGLSGMLWVVVRDTPALAGFKGPDFPHGLPPGRQALMPGVRAVIANRWAWLVAAWLMLDNGVFFSLAGLWAGPYLSHVHGFSSTQAGFALAMFSVGVISGGPLLSQLSNRLFRSRKKTLALSAASLCALTGLLSWRAGVMGGLELYGVFYLIGVFGGATPAIGFTTGKELFPISLAGTALGILNIFPFVGGALFQPLLGLILEHHGRGADGSFTLEGYKAVFLTLSLTSALLLAVCLALKETFRHGAQRHTT